A genomic segment from Alkalibacter saccharofermentans DSM 14828 encodes:
- a CDS encoding RNA polymerase sigma factor, producing MEQALIEKIKNKDQEAFRQLYESLSDYALRTAYAITGNDANASDAVQETFIRIYYHIGSYDISKPFKPWFYRILVNECNRLMKKTMKISFLSDYLENSPDFKTNDSYRFQEYEELYKALKKLSDIHRIPIVLKYLSGFTDEESAQILDINVNTLKSRVHKAKAKLKKTMESSLEGGINNG from the coding sequence ATGGAACAGGCTTTGATAGAAAAAATCAAGAACAAGGACCAAGAAGCTTTCCGACAGCTTTATGAGTCCCTATCCGATTATGCGCTCAGGACTGCCTACGCCATAACTGGAAATGACGCCAACGCATCAGATGCCGTACAGGAAACTTTTATAAGGATTTATTACCACATAGGTTCCTATGATATTTCCAAACCCTTCAAGCCCTGGTTTTATAGGATACTTGTCAATGAATGCAACAGATTGATGAAAAAAACCATGAAGATATCCTTTTTAAGCGATTATCTGGAAAACAGCCCTGATTTTAAAACAAACGACAGCTACAGGTTTCAAGAATACGAGGAGCTCTACAAGGCACTCAAAAAGCTCAGCGATATCCACAGGATCCCTATAGTCCTTAAATATCTGTCGGGCTTCACAGATGAAGAAAGCGCACAGATTTTAGACATCAATGTGAACACTCTTAAATCCAGAGTGCACAAGGCTAAGGCAAAACTGAAAAAAACTATGGAAAGCTCATTGGAAGGGGGTATCAACAATGGCTAA